TAACGAGCAACTCGCGGCCGTAAACAAGGAACTTGAAGCGTTCACGTACATTTCCAGCCATGATTTACAGGAACCATTGCGTAAAATACAGACCCTGATTTCGCTGGTGCTTGAGAAAGAATCACCCACGATGACAGAAAGCGGCAGGAATTATCTCGAACGCATCCGCAGTGCGTCAGAGCGGATGCAGTCACTGATCAAGGATTTGCTTGCTTATTCGCGCGTCAATACAGAAAATTTCCATTTCGAACCCTACGATCTGGATACGATTGTGGGAGAGGTCGTGAGTGATCTTGACGAAGAACTACGGGACAGCCGCGCCGTAATCGAGGTTAAAGGCAGTGGCACAATCCGAATCATTACGACCCAGTTCAGGCAGTTGGTGACCAACCTGATTTCCAATTCAGTCAAATTCTCGCGGGAGAACGTAACGCCGCACATTACCATCGGGAACAAGACCGTCCGCGGTACCGAGGTACCTTTCGCAAACGCCGTTCCCGAAAAAAATTATTCGCTGATTACCGTAATTGACAACGGCATCGGCTTTGACATGCAATACCGTGAGCGGATTTTTGAGGTGTTCCAGCGGCTTTACTCGAATCAGCAATATGCGGGAACGGGCATCGGACTGGCCATTGTGAAAAAAATCGTGGAGAACCATGGCGGTTTCATTTCAGCGGAAAGCGTTGAAGGAGAAGGAACTGCCTTCAATATCTATATCCCGAACTGAGCCTTCCGTCCAAATTCCGTAACAAAACTTCCAAATTCCGTAATGGGATTTCTGGGGCATTTTGGCAATTTTACCATGTGAAAACCAAAACAAATCCTAATCATTAAATCCTGGAAATCATGAAAGCAAAATTATTGAGAATGCTCGTCCTGGTTACAATATTACTCACGTTTACAAACTGCGAGCTGGTGGAAGGCATTTTCAAAGCCGGTGTAGGTGTCGGAATCTTTATCGTGGTAGCGATAATCGCCGCCGTCATCTATGTTATCAGCCGTTTCGGGAAGAAATAAAAGGCCTAAAAAATCCCGCTCTGAAGGCGGGATTTTTTTATGTTAAGCGTACATCTTCCTGCGCAATTCCTGAATTTTCTCATCGTCAAGATACTCATCAAACGTCATGTAGCGGTCGATTACGCCATTCGGGGTCAGCTCAATGATGCGGTTCCCGACGGTCTGTGCAAACTCGTGATCATGTGTAGTGAAAATAACGGATCCCTTAAAGTTCTTAAGCGAGTTATTGAACGCCGTAATCGATTCCAGATCAAGGTGGTTCGTAGGCTCATCGATCATCAGGACGTTGGCACGTTCCATCATCATGCGCGAGAGCATGCAACGGACTTTCTCACCTCCTGACAATACTCGTGATGTTTTCAATGCCTCTTCGCCTGAAAAAATCATTTTCCCCAAAAAGCCACGGATGTACACCTCATCGCGCTCTTCCTCGGTTTTCGCCCATTGCCTGAGCCAGTCTACCAATGACAGGTCATTTTCAAAAAAATCGTGGTTTTCCACCGGCAGGTACGCCTGGTTGGTGGTAACACCCCAATCGAATGTTCCGGAATCCGGCTTCATGTTGCCGTTCAATATCTCATAAAATGCCGTGGTTGCACGGGAATCTTTTGAGAACAGCACGATTTTATCGCCCTTCGCCATATTGATATCGACGTCTTTGAAAAGCACTTCGCCGTCAACGGAAGCACTGAGGTTCTTTACGTTAAGTATCTGGTCTCCCGCCTCGCGTTCCTGGTCAAAGATAATTGCAGGGTACCGGCGGCTTGATGGCTTGATTTCAGAAATATTGAGCTTGCTGATCATTTTCTTACGCGAAGTGGCCTGCTTGGATTTGGCCACGTTGGCACTGAAACGGCGGATGAATTCCTCCAGCTCTGCCTTCTTTTCCTCAGCTTTCTTATTCTGTTGGGCGCGTTGTTTTGCGGCCAACTGACTTGACTCATACCAGAATGTATAATTCCCTGAATAATGGTTGATTTTTCCGAAGTCAATGTCGGAGATGTGCGTGCACACCGCGTCAAGGAAGTGACGGTCGTGAGAGACCACAATCACGGTATTTTCATAGTTGGCAAGGAAATTCTCAAGCCAGCCGATGGTTTCAAAATCGAGGTCGTTTGTTGGCTCATCCATAATCAGTACGTCCGGGCTTCCGAAAAGTGCCTGGGCGAGCAGCACACGCACCTTGAGCTTGGCATCGACATCGGCCATCAGCGTATAGTGCAGGTCTTCCCCAATACCGAGATTGGAAAGCATTGCAGCGGCGTCCGAATCAGCGTTCCAGCCGTTCATTTCCTCAAACTGCACCTGTAGTTCCCCTATGCGGTCGGCATTCTTATCATTGTAATCCAGGTACAATTCATCCATTTCCTTTTTCACGGCATACAACACCTTGTTACCCATCATGACCGTTTCGAGTACCGTGTGCCCGTCAAACATGTTGTGGTTTTGGTTGAGCACCGACATGCGCTTGCCCGGCTCAAGGAACACGTGGCCTGACGTCGGGTCGATATCGCCCGCGAGGATTTTCAGGAAGGTTGATTTTCCGGCACCGTTCGCACCGATGACCCCGTAAATGTTGCCATCGGAAAAGGTCGTGTTCACTTCGTCGAACAATATCCTTTTGCCAAATTGTACCGATAAATTATTTACTGTTAACATGAATTGCTTCTTTATAAAATTTTTGCAAAAGTAGAAAAAATAGTGGAGATTTACCCGAGAAGTTCTACGTAACCGACAGGTCCGGCTCCGGCAGCGGCCATATCAGGGGATCGCAGAAACGGACAGGTAAAGCGCACGTTTACATTTAACGCTGCATTAACAATATAATCACCTGTAACTGAATATTTTTGCTTACTAATCTGAAACGATGCAATACCCCTGCGTGATGATAAGACTTTTACTCCCCGCCTGTCTTGTTCTGTTGTTCGGTTCCTGTAATAAACCATTCGGCAATGAGGATTATACCGCCTTTTTCGGTGGAGAAGTTTCAAATCCCACAAGCCCATACGTGCTTTTCTGCAAAGACACACAGGTGATTGATACGATCATGCTCAGGGATGACAATACTTTTTTTGTCAAATTTGACTCGCTGTCGCCCGGATTGTACACGTTCAAGAACGAACCGGAATACCAATACGTCTACTTTGACAAAAATGACAGCATCATGGTGCGGATCAACGCCAATGATTTTGACGAGTCGATTGTTTTCTGCGGACGCGGCGAAGAGAAGAACAATTTCCTGATGGAACTGTACCTCAAAAACGAGCATGAAAAGAAAAAGATTTATGACGTTTTTGAATACGATTATCCCCATTTCAAGAAGAACATCGATTCGGCATACGCATCGAAAGAGAAATTTTACCATTCCAAAAAAGAATCCATACAGTGGAACGACGACTTTGATTCTTATGCAAAGGCGATGCTGGACTTCAACTACTACTCCAAGAAGGAAATTTATCCTGTCGTACACGAAATGCGCACCGGCGTGGCCATGAAAAGAAAACTGCCGGGCAATTATTATGCACACCGGAAGACCATCAATTACAATGATGCCAGGCTGACCGAGTTCTCTCCGTACGTAAAATACCTGACGTACATGCTCAACAATATGGCGTTGCAGAAAGACCTGCCCAATGCCACCGAAGCCGATAAATCTTTGGAAATGCATGTACGCAAAATGCACATCGCCGATTCGCTGTTCCAAAACCGCGCCATTAAGAACACCATCCTGAACAACATCGCCTTTACGTATTTGCTGGAAGACCAGAATATCGTTAACAACAAGAAATTCCTGGACCAGTACCACCGGCTGTCGACTGATAAAAGCAAACACAACGAAATCCTGAAAATCGGCGATGCCATCCAAAACCTCAGGGAAGGCAACGAACTCCCCACAGTGGGCCTCGTAAACCTGAACAATGAGCAGGTCGATTTCAAATCGCTCATCCACAAGAAAACGGTGCTGTTTTTCTGGACGCGAAATCTGGAATCGCATGTGATTGCCGCGCACAAGATTATTTTGGAGCTGATCAGGAAACATCCGGATTACCAGTTCATCGCCATCAATGTTGACCGCGACCAGGAAGAATGGCGCAAAGACATGGCCAATTATAAATTTGACGGCATACAGGAATACCGTGCCGCAGATTTCGAACTTATGAAGGAGAAATGGGTCATCAATAAGATCCACCGTACGATGATCCTGAACGCCGATGGCACCATAAATAACGCGTTCGTAAGCTTGTTCGATGCGAAGTTTGAAGACCACCTGCGGTAATCCGACCCGACAAAAAGAAATAAAAAATCCCGACGATTGTGTCGGGATTTTTTTATGTTCATCTCAGCGAGGTGGTTTCACTGATTTCGTAGTTGTTCGGTTTATTGGTTTCCCTTCTGATAGTCGGCGATAAACTGCGCCAGGCCAATATCCGTCAACGGGTGCTTCAACAATCCAAGGATCGCGGAAAGCGGACCGGTCATCACATCGGCACCGATCTTCGCACAGTTTACGATATGCATCGTGTGACGCACCGAAGCGGCAAGGATTTCGGTTTCGTAGCCGTAGTTGTCATAAATGCCACGGATTTCCTCAATCAGGTTCAGTCCGTCAGTCGACACATCATCGAGACGCCCGATAAACGGGGAAACATAACTCGCGCCGGCTTTCGCAGCCAATAATGCCTGCCCCGCCGAGAATACCAACGTGACATTCGTCCTGATGCCTTTTTCAGAGAAATATTTACAGGCTTTCACGCCGTCTTTGGTCATCGGGAGTTTCACGACGATCTGGTCATGCAGGTCGGCCAGCTCCTCGCCTTCCTTCACCATACCGTCGAAATCTGTCGCAATCACTTCAGCGCTCACATCGCCATCGACAATATTACAAATGTCCACATAATGCTTCAGGATGTTGTTTTTCCCGGTGATGCCTTCTTTGGCCATCAGTGACGGATTGGTGGTTACGCCATCCAAAACACCCAATGCCTGTGCTTCCCTGATCTCGTTCAGATTGGCGGTGTCGATAAAAAATTTCATGTTTAAATATTTAAAGAGTTGTGTTATTTATCCGGGCGTTCCGCTTCGTAACTCGCGGCGGGCTTTTCGCTGCAATCTTTTTTTGCCATCAGCTCATGCCGCTGATTTTGAAAACCGGCAGGCAAAAAAAGGATTTCCGCTGCAATCCCTAACGCGGACGCGCGGCGAAATTACGATTATACTTTTAAGTGACAAAGTCGCAAAGTAACAAAGTTTTAAAGTCCGCTCAGACCAAAGGGTCTTTGCTGTTTCGCCATTGCGTACGGTATCCAGCTACAGTTTATAATGCCGCATCAGCATCTTTTCATACATCCTGTCCGGCAAAACACGCTTCAGGATAATTGAAAAACGCTGCATAAAAGTGCCCACCTTATAATGGATTCCGGGATCTTGCTTTTGCATAATCGCATAAACGGCCAATCCCATTTCGTGCGGATTGGCACCGCTGTCAACGTGCTCGTTCATGGTTTTCAGGATATTTCCGTATGAAGTTTCATACGCTGAACCCGGAATCAACGGCGAATGAAAACGCCCGGCAGCGATATTCGTCGCGAAATCACCCGGAGCAATGTTTGTTATTTTGAGGCCAAACGATTTCACTTCCATCCGCAATGCTTCGGTAATCAGTTCCAAAGCGCCTTTTGACGCAGAATAAATCCCGCGGTATGGCAATCCCATATACCCGGCAATCGAGGTGATGTTGACGATCAATCCTGATTTTTGTGAACGCATTTGTGGCAACACGGCTTTCATGACTGCAATCGGGCCAAAGAAATTCGTATCAAAATTGTTCTTCATCTCTTTCAAGGGCGTTTCCTCGATCGGGCCGGTAATGCCTACACCGGCGTTGTTGACCAGCACATCGATACGGCCTTCTTTCGAAATCAGTTCGGAAACCGCATTTTGTATGCTTTGGGGATCACGCACATCGAGTGCCAGTAAAGGAAAAACGGAATCTGTGACCTTTGCGGGATTGCGGCTGGTGCCATAGACTTTAAAATCTTTTGAATGGAGGAATTCGCCTATGGCTTTTCCAAGACCGGAGGAGCCACCGGTGATTAGGACAATTTTGTTCATGTGTGGTCGGGGTTTTAGCCCTGATGGCAGCGGCATCCTTTTTCCTGCTTCTTTAGCAGGGAAAAGATACAGCGGACAGCAGGATTGGCTTCAAATCAATACAGCCCAAAAATAAAAAATCCCGATAAATCGGGACCACAAAAAAAAGAAAAAATGGCAAGCGACCTACATCGCACCGCTACAACCGCGTACCCTTGCTATGTTCCCATCCTGGGGGATTCTGCAGGAGCTGGTCGTGTAGGACTTGCCGTTGCAAATATACAATCTTTTTGTATTTTCGCAAGGCCGTTGAAGAGAATCGTCGGCAACAATCCATTTTCCGATTTAAAAAAACACCATGAAGAAATATAACCTGCTCGCTGTCATTTCGTTAAACCTGATTATGCTTTCCTGCGGAGATGAAAATAAAACCCATTTTGCGTTTGATGAAACCAAAATCGAGGCACATTACACCAATTCAGAGTCGGCGGCACTGACAATTTTAAACGCCGACAACAAGGAAATCGACAGCGTCGCCTATTTTGTAAATGACAAACGGGTGGCAGGCGCAAAAGACCTTAAGCCGGTAAACCTGCCATTGGCGGGTTATAAGCTCGGCTATCAGGAGGTGCTGGCGAAAATTTATTTTGGTGGAAAGACCGAAGAGATCACGAGCCGTGTGGAGGTGGTGTCTTCGATCACGCCGAAATTGCTCACCTATAAGGTATTGAATACCTACCCGCACGACATCAGCTCTTTTACGGAGGGATTGGAATTTTACCGCGACACGCTGCTTGAAGGCACCGGACAATATGGGTCGTCGAAACTGCTGAAAGTGGATTATAAGACGGGCAAGATCTTAAAAAGTGCCGATTTGCAAAGCCAGTATTTCGGCGAAGGGATTACGGTAATCAATGGGAAAATATACCAGTTGACCTATAAGGAGAAAACCGGCTTTATTTACAACGCCGATACCTGGAAAATTGAAAAGACCTTTACCTTCGACAAGGACATAGAGGGCTGGGGCATGACGCATGACAACCAATACATCTACCAGACCGACGGTACCGAGAAAATCTGGAAAATGGACCCGTCCACACAGAAAATGGTAGATTATATCAGTGTGTATTCGTCGTCGGATAAAATCAAATCGCTGAACGAACTGGAGCTCATCGACGGGGAAATGTACGGAAACATTTGGCAGAAAGACCTTATTGCCATCATCAACCCGGCTACGGGCGAGGTTACTGCAGCCATCGATCTGTCGGAGCTCAGGAAATCGCTGACAAATCCGGAAGCCGAAGTCTTGAATGGGATTGCTTACAATCCAAAAACAAAAACGATTTTCGTTACCGGGAAAAACTGGGATAAAATATTTGAAATCAGCGTGTTAAAATAAGCTGTAGCGAACAGCGATTTACTGTCATTCCTTAAAATATAGTTAAATAACTATTTTTATAGTTGCATAACTAGAAATATAGTTGTAAGTTTGGTTTCAAATTTACTGCTATGCAAAATCTCACGAACAAGGAAGAAGAAATCATGCACATCTTATGGAAGCTTAAAAAAGCTTTTGTAAAGGACATCATGGCTGAAATCACCAACGAGCAGCCACACTACAACACACTCTCGACCATCGTACGCAACCTGGAAGAAAAAGGGTACGTGGCCCACACCGCTTATGGCAACACGCACCAGTACTTCCCTATCGTCGCATTGGAGGATTACAGGAAGAAATTCATGAATACGGCGATTGAGCATTATTTCAATAACTCGTATAAGAACATGGTGTCATTTTTTGCGCAGGAAGAAAAAATCTCTGCGAAGGAACTCCGTGAAATCCTGGACATCATCGAAAAGAAATGATTATGGAAACGCTGCTGCTTTATCTGATCAAATCCGGCGCGTTGATGGCCTTGTTCTTCTGTGGCTACCAACTGTTGCTGCGGCGGGAGACCTTTTTTGATGCAAACCGCTGGTATCTGCTGGCTGGTTTATTCGCCTCGGTATCGCTGCCGCTGCTGTATGTAAAAAAAATAGTCTGGATTGAAGCCCCGAAATTCACCGCAGCACAATTGACCGCCCTGTCGGAGTCAGTTGGGAAGCAAGCAATGCAACAGCCGGCAATGCAGGCGATTGACTGGGCAGCGATCACCTGGTACGTCTACCTCGCGGTCTGTCTGGTGCTGACGGTAAAAGTCATGGCCAATATCATTTCGTTGTTCCGACTGCTTCACAGGCAGCGGGCCGTGAAAATGGGCACATTTACGCTCGTGGATCTCGACCGGGATGTGGCACCCTTTTCGTTCTTCAATTACATCGTTTACAATTCTGCCAGGTATTCTGACGACGAATTGCAAAGCATACTGAACCACGAGAAGGTGCACAGCCGCGAACGGCATTCCATCGACGTACTGGTGATGAAGGTTTTCAGCATTATTTTCTGGTTCAATCCATTTGTCTGGTTGTACAAAAAGGCCGTTTTGCAAAATCTTGAATACATAGCCGACAGAAAGGCCGTGAGCCAGTTGCACGACAAACGCGCTTACCAGATGGCCCTGCTCCGGGCGGTCACCTTACCGAATTACTTATCAATTACCAATAATTTCAATCAATCACTAATCAAAAAACGAATCGTTATGCTAAACAAGAATCAATCCAAAAACAGGAATTTGTGGAAATATGCCCTGATGTTGCCACTACTCGCTGCCTTTATGCTTTACTTTCAGGTGAAAGTGATTGCACAGCAAAAACAGGTACAGGTGACCGCTGACCAGCCTTTTTCAGGGCAGCACAATGACCCCGACCATTTCAATTTTGTCATCGACCGAAATACTTCCGATGCTGAAATCAAACAGGAAATTCAACGCCTCAAAGCGCTTGGCGCAACCCTAAAGATTTCACGGGTCAAACGCAACAGCAAAGGCGAAATTATTGCGGTAAAAATCAATTATAAGGATAAAAATTCTTCCATAGAAAAATATGTGAACGGCACAGCCGCAATTGACCCGATTTACTTCAGCAAGAATGACGACTTCACCGGATTCGGCCAGCCGGAAAAACGAATTGCCATAACTACACACCGTAGTGAAGACGAAGAGGATAACGGAATCTTTACGTTTTCCTTTAATGATGATGAGGCACCAGAAGCACCCGAACTGCCGGAAGCGCCCGAGGCCCCGGAAGCACCGGAACCGCTTGACCCATTGGACTTCAAATTCGATTTTGACCAGAATAACGTCATTGTAAAAAGCGTTACGGGCAAAGACGGCAAAACAGTGGTAACGGTCAATGGCAAAGTGGTCGCCGATGTGGATGTAGACAAAATCATGGCGGACATGGCGCCAATCATCATAGATGGTGAGACCATTTCGCTGGGCGGCGGCGACAGTAAAGGCAAAAAAGCCATTATTATCAAAAGTAAGGAGATGAGGAACAAGGCGAAGCAAGCGATGGACTACGCCAAAATCCAAAGGGAGCAGGGCGATATCCAAAGGGAAGCCGCCGAGGAGATGCGGAGCAGCTTCGAGGAAATGAAGGTACAGCAACGCGAACAGATGCAGAAAATGAAAGCCGAGATGGATGCTATGCGCGCCGAGCTTGAAAAAACCCGTGCCGAAATCAAGAAACAAAAATAAAGTTAGTGCCTGGGCCCAGAAATGGGCCTTTTTTTATTTTTCGGACAAAGCGACGACATGTCGTCCGATTGGGACCACGACCTTCAGCGGTCCGGAGCTGTGCAATGCGTGTCTACCTGCCCAACAGACCGGATATTCAGATTGTAAGAGCAATCAAAACATGACAAACAGCGAGAGGACACAACAGAGACCTGACACAGAGCGGTTTGCAGATCAAAGGCGGATCGCATGCATAAAATATTCAATAATTATCATTTGCCGATTTGCAAATAATGTATTTTTGCCTATATTTGCACCCGCAAACAAGTTCACCGAACTGCTGTATAATAACAAAGGACGGTGAAATAATGAGGCCTCGTGGCGCAACTGAATAGCGCATCTGATTACGGCTCAGAAGGTTACTGGTTTGAATCCAGTCGAGGTCACGAATTTTGATAGTCAATGACTACAAGCGATAACAAAAGCCCAGTATTTACTGGGTTTTTTCGTTTTAAGTCGTATCTCTTCCCGTTTCTTTTTCGGGCATCCTGCATTCGCAGCCCTGAATACCGTCAAACCTCTCGACCGCAAGGCCTCTTACTATTTTTCGACGACAGGCACAAACACATATCCATTTTAATTTAGTTCAAAATAACTGAAGTTCAGTGTGTTTGTACTTATATTTGTTAACGGCGACCGACAGTAGCCGCTGCGCGATTGAAATACAAAAGAAATACCGTTCCAATGGTGTCAGAGACCATGGTGCTGCAGCATGGGAGCTGATATCCAAGCAGCTGTCTTTAAAAAGCGAAGCAATGAGTAGCTTGCTCTTCTTACAACACATCAATACAAATCAAGATGCCTGAAAACAAATTCAATACCAACGGACTGACTGACGCTGAAGTACTGATCTCGAGGCAGAAATATGGCCAAAACCTGCCCGCTTACAAAAAAAGCAACAGGTTCCTCGATACGCTGATCGGAATGGTGAAAGAGCCAATGATAGTCCTGCTGTTGGCTGCATCCATCATTTATTTTATCAGCGGAAAGAGTTCGGATGGTATATTCCTGGTTTCGGCCATTGTTTTGATTGCACTCATTTCATTGTTCCAAAACGCCAGGAGCCACAATGCGCTGGAACAATTGAAAGATATTATCAAACCCAAATGTACTGTCATCCGGAATGGAATGGCACTCGAAATTAAAACAGAGGAAATCGTCATTGGAGACAGCCTGATGGTAGAAGAAGGCACTTTTATTGCCGCCGATGGCACCATCACGCAATTGAATGATTTTTCTGTTAATGAGTCCATCCTGACCGGCGAATCGATTGCAGTAAGTAAAGACAAAGCTTCGGATGACAACAAGATTTATCAGGGCACCACTGCGGTTGGGGGCCTGGCCATTGCGACCGTTACTGCGATCGGCAGTCAAACGAAACTGGGAAAAATCGGGAGAAGTCTTGAGGGGATTGCTGAAGAAAAAACACCACTGGAAGTCCAGATTGGAAATTTCGTAAAGAAAATGGCCGTGGCCGGCGCGTTGGTTTTCCTCGTCGTCTGGGCGATCAATTTCTTCCATTCCTATAATGTATACGACAGCCTGCTCAAAGCGCTGACGCTCGCCATGAGCATCCTTCCGGAAGAGATTCCAGTGGCCTTTGCGACTTTTATGGCGATTGGCGCATGGCGGATGATGAAGGAAGGCATCGTAGTGAAACAGATGAAAACAGTCGAAACTTTAGGCAGTGCCACTGTGATCTGTGTCGATAAGACAGGTACCATAACAGAAAACAAAATGAGCCTGGATAAAATCTTTAGTTTACGATCCGGCAAGATCACCGACCTGAGCGCCTCATTATCCATCGATGAAAAATACCTGATTACAATGGCCATGTGGGCAAGCGAACCGATTCCGTTCGACCCGATGGAAATTGCGCTGCACCACGCCTATCAGACAACAGCTAAAAAAGACGAGCGCCCCGATTTCAAGTTGGTGCACGAATATCCGCTGTCAGGAAAACCGCCCATGATGACCCATATTTTTGAAGGACCATCAGGTGCGCGGATCATTGCAGCGAAAGGGGCTGCGGAATCTATCATGGTAAACGCCGCGCTTACTGAGGATGAAAAGCGCTCGGTGATGCAAGCCATCAAAGATTTTTCAGCCGACGGATATCGGATATTGGCGGTTGCAGAAAGTCATGCCAGTAGTCAAAACTATCCGAAAACACAACAGGAACTGCCTTTTGAATTCATTGGATTGCTGGCTTTCCATGATCCACCAAAAAAAAATATCGCGTTGGTGTTTCAACATTTTTACAAAGCAGGAATCGATGTGAAGATCATCACGGGCGACAATGCGGAAACGACTGCGGCCATCGCGAAACAAATCGGGTTTGCAGGCTATGAAAAAAGCATTTCGGGAGAGGCACTGATGCAGCTTTCCGAACAAGAATTAAAAATCAGGGTTTCCGATACCAACCTGTTTACACGCATGTTCCCGGAAGCCAAACTAAAAATCATCAATGCGCTCAAAGCCAATAACGAGATTGTCGCCATGACCGGTGATGGTGTCAATGACGGGCCGGCGTTAAAATCAGCGCACATCGGTATAGCGATGGGTAAAAAA
The nucleotide sequence above comes from Flavobacterium magnum. Encoded proteins:
- a CDS encoding cation-translocating P-type ATPase; this encodes MPENKFNTNGLTDAEVLISRQKYGQNLPAYKKSNRFLDTLIGMVKEPMIVLLLAASIIYFISGKSSDGIFLVSAIVLIALISLFQNARSHNALEQLKDIIKPKCTVIRNGMALEIKTEEIVIGDSLMVEEGTFIAADGTITQLNDFSVNESILTGESIAVSKDKASDDNKIYQGTTAVGGLAIATVTAIGSQTKLGKIGRSLEGIAEEKTPLEVQIGNFVKKMAVAGALVFLVVWAINFFHSYNVYDSLLKALTLAMSILPEEIPVAFATFMAIGAWRMMKEGIVVKQMKTVETLGSATVICVDKTGTITENKMSLDKIFSLRSGKITDLSASLSIDEKYLITMAMWASEPIPFDPMEIALHHAYQTTAKKDERPDFKLVHEYPLSGKPPMMTHIFEGPSGARIIAAKGAAESIMVNAALTEDEKRSVMQAIKDFSADGYRILAVAESHASSQNYPKTQQELPFEFIGLLAFHDPPKKNIALVFQHFYKAGIDVKIITGDNAETTAAIAKQIGFAGYEKSISGEALMQLSEQELKIRVSDTNLFTRMFPEAKLKIINALKANNEIVAMTGDGVNDGPALKSAHIGIAMGKKGTEIAKQAASLILINDDLSKMADAIGMGRKIYTNLKKAIQFIISIHIPIILTVFIPLALGWLYPNIFSPVHIIFLELIMGPTCSVVYENEPMEQNTMSQKPRPFTTTFFNWKELSTSIIQGLMITIGTLCIYQFCVHQGYHETMTRTMVFLTLISANVFLTFENRSFYYSVATTIKYKNNLVLLVTVVTIVTTALMLYVEPAADFFALEPLNFRQASISVGMGGISVLWYELVKAGKRNAAQKHNQRTNEPPA